The Nitrospirota bacterium genome includes a region encoding these proteins:
- a CDS encoding primase C-terminal domain-containing protein, whose protein sequence is MKWTLVDLERFAALFRGRPDAFGVLQAGRICAVRRRLTLAQYRLHLEGKLRLGVYPLLHDGHTHFLALDFDGPQAEGAEDVVVERASQYGLALCREISKSRGGHLWLFFAESVPARDARAVALTLLAKAGVKAEIFPKQDVVPANGLGNFIWLPLSGESVPLGKTVFVDPESHQPYADQWDYIDRIPTVHPREIAALVRQARASRAHPEARDRDARAYHGDLLPCAQAMMRGVGEGCRDVVAFRLAIHLKASGLSRERAEQILRRWDARRNRPPLGLPIIREKVRSVYERNYTSYGCEDPLILPFCREDCPVRRRRAGAG, encoded by the coding sequence ATGAAGTGGACCCTTGTTGACCTGGAGCGGTTCGCGGCGCTGTTTCGCGGACGGCCCGACGCGTTCGGAGTCTTGCAGGCCGGGCGGATCTGCGCGGTTCGGCGCCGGCTCACGCTCGCCCAGTACCGGCTACACCTGGAGGGAAAGCTTCGCCTGGGCGTCTACCCGCTCTTGCATGATGGCCACACGCACTTTCTCGCGCTCGACTTCGATGGACCGCAGGCGGAAGGCGCGGAGGATGTGGTGGTCGAGCGCGCATCGCAGTATGGTCTGGCCCTGTGCCGGGAAATCAGTAAGAGCCGCGGCGGGCATCTGTGGCTGTTCTTTGCCGAATCGGTTCCGGCACGGGATGCCAGAGCGGTGGCGCTGACGCTGCTCGCCAAGGCTGGCGTGAAGGCCGAAATCTTTCCCAAGCAGGATGTCGTGCCGGCCAATGGCCTGGGCAATTTCATCTGGCTTCCGCTCTCGGGCGAATCGGTTCCGCTAGGGAAGACAGTGTTTGTGGATCCGGAGTCCCATCAACCATATGCCGATCAGTGGGACTACATTGACCGCATCCCAACCGTGCACCCGCGCGAAATTGCAGCTTTGGTCCGGCAGGCGCGTGCCTCTCGGGCCCACCCGGAGGCGAGAGACAGGGATGCCCGTGCGTACCACGGTGACCTCTTACCCTGCGCGCAGGCCATGATGCGGGGAGTTGGTGAAGGGTGCCGCGACGTCGTGGCGTTTCGTCTGGCGATCCACCTCAAAGCCAGTGGCCTCTCAAGGGAAAGGGCCGAACAGATCCTGCGCCGGTGGGATGCGAGAAGGAATCGGCCGCCGTTGGGGCTGCCGATAATCAGAGAGAAGGTCAGATCGGTGTATGAGAGAAACTACACGAGCTATGGGTGCGAGGATCCATTGATTCTGCCGTTCTGTCGGGAGGACTGCCCAGTCCGCCGTCGTAGAGCCGGAGCGGGATAA
- the radC gene encoding DNA repair protein RadC: MCDADGASCRDQPLLRPGRRAITVVRIQMVREGKFPYGSNAISQSSDAAKLVQTYLAGADREYFVLLLLDGKHRVNALNVVAIGSLTAALVHAREVFKPAVLSNAAAVILAHNHPSGDTEPSREDRELTERLVKAGRLLGITVLDHVIVGDERFFSFADHHLIPANGGCL; encoded by the coding sequence TCGACCAGGGCGACGCGCGATCACGGTGGTCCGCATCCAGATGGTGCGGGAGGGGAAGTTTCCCTACGGGTCCAACGCGATCAGCCAGTCCTCGGACGCGGCCAAGCTCGTCCAGACCTATCTGGCCGGCGCCGACCGCGAATACTTCGTCCTCCTGCTGCTGGACGGCAAGCACCGCGTCAACGCGCTCAACGTGGTCGCGATCGGTTCGCTGACCGCGGCGCTCGTCCATGCCCGGGAGGTCTTCAAACCCGCGGTGCTCTCGAACGCTGCGGCCGTCATATTAGCGCACAACCACCCCAGCGGCGACACCGAGCCCAGCCGTGAGGATCGCGAGCTGACTGAGCGATTGGTCAAGGCCGGCCGGCTCCTGGGCATCACCGTGCTCGACCATGTGATCGTGGGCGACGAGCGCTTCTTCAGCTTCGCGGATCACCACCTGATTCCAGCGAATGGAGGATGCCTGTGA
- a CDS encoding UvrD-helicase domain-containing protein, which produces MSAKTMQVTLPWLELPNAPAEPIRAETLLAGLNAEQREVVQHGEGPVLVLAVAGSGKTRAITHRAAYLVAVRGVPASRILCLTFTNKAAANMRDRIAHLLGGQLGGMTVATFHALCVRLLRMHHAFIPRSNRFTIYDGDDASEVVRRVAKDLEAEGYEPSLRADLDRLKHLGVAPEGDLAGALDCGEVQREYVDLLQRAYARYEQMLARCDALDFADLLFATVRVLEQHPPVLARVRSRYQHLLVDEYQDSCPLQERLLRLLAAPGYNLCAVGDDDQAIYAFRHADASGLLTFEQRYSGSQILRMEENYRSTGAIIEAARRAIVANRQRQPKTIRTANVCGEPVRVVGFSWEDVEAGWIVEQIQQARAQGVPLGEIAILCRVASLFRPIERELARALIPYHLVDGLAFWDRREIKDVLAYLRWIHNPHDLVSFLRIANVPPRGIGKKALAQIEERLKADPARSLPDVLQSLSQSCRPLRALRFQIEALREEARSVPALIAAVLTRLGYEAHLLKAFPDGSRRLTHIEQLQTIAARDEQGSDDVLGEFLAQAGLGQGADGSPADGVRLMTIHAAKGLEFHSVFVLGLEEGILPHARCRETIEEERRLLYVAITRARSRLVLSWCRRRLLQGRDISHPPSSFLEDIRPGRSRCGTEDGSVVWAKPGPRPHGLLAGRSRHADGR; this is translated from the coding sequence GTGAGCGCCAAGACGATGCAGGTCACGCTGCCGTGGCTGGAGTTGCCCAACGCACCTGCGGAGCCGATTCGCGCGGAGACCCTCCTGGCGGGCCTCAATGCCGAGCAGCGCGAGGTGGTCCAGCACGGAGAGGGGCCGGTCTTGGTCCTGGCGGTGGCCGGTTCGGGCAAGACCCGCGCGATCACCCACCGGGCGGCCTATCTCGTCGCGGTCCGAGGCGTGCCGGCCTCGCGCATCCTGTGCCTGACGTTCACCAACAAAGCCGCGGCGAACATGCGGGACCGGATCGCGCACCTGTTGGGCGGCCAACTCGGGGGCATGACGGTTGCCACGTTCCATGCCCTCTGCGTGCGGCTGCTGCGCATGCACCACGCGTTCATCCCGCGCAGCAACCGCTTCACCATCTACGATGGCGACGACGCGAGCGAGGTAGTGCGGCGCGTGGCCAAGGACTTGGAGGCCGAGGGCTACGAGCCCTCGCTGCGGGCCGACCTCGATCGCCTCAAACACCTCGGCGTGGCTCCGGAGGGAGACCTTGCCGGGGCGCTGGATTGCGGCGAGGTCCAGCGCGAGTACGTGGATCTGCTGCAGCGGGCGTATGCGCGCTACGAGCAGATGCTCGCGCGGTGCGACGCCCTGGACTTCGCGGACCTGCTCTTCGCCACCGTCCGCGTGCTGGAGCAGCACCCGCCGGTCTTAGCGCGCGTGCGGAGCCGCTACCAGCACCTCCTGGTTGACGAGTACCAGGACTCCTGCCCCTTGCAGGAACGCTTGCTCCGGCTGCTGGCCGCGCCCGGCTACAACCTGTGCGCGGTGGGGGATGACGATCAAGCGATCTATGCCTTCCGGCACGCTGACGCGAGCGGCCTCCTCACCTTCGAGCAGCGTTATTCGGGCAGCCAGATCCTCCGCATGGAGGAGAACTACCGCTCCACCGGCGCGATTATCGAGGCGGCGCGCCGCGCGATCGTCGCCAATAGGCAGCGCCAGCCGAAAACCATCCGCACGGCGAATGTTTGCGGCGAGCCCGTGCGTGTCGTCGGGTTTTCCTGGGAGGATGTGGAGGCGGGGTGGATCGTCGAGCAGATCCAGCAGGCCCGGGCGCAGGGCGTGCCCCTCGGTGAGATCGCGATTCTGTGCCGGGTGGCGTCGCTCTTCCGGCCGATCGAGCGTGAGCTGGCGCGGGCGCTGATTCCCTACCACCTGGTGGACGGTCTGGCCTTCTGGGACCGGCGGGAGATCAAGGACGTGTTGGCCTACTTACGCTGGATCCATAACCCCCACGACCTGGTGAGCTTCCTGCGCATCGCCAACGTGCCGCCGCGGGGGATCGGGAAGAAGGCGCTGGCGCAGATCGAAGAGCGTTTGAAGGCCGACCCTGCGCGGTCGCTCCCGGACGTGCTCCAAAGCCTGAGCCAGTCCTGTCGCCCGTTGCGGGCGTTACGGTTCCAGATCGAGGCGCTCCGCGAGGAAGCCCGCTCGGTCCCGGCGCTCATCGCCGCGGTACTCACGCGATTGGGCTACGAAGCTCACCTGCTCAAGGCATTTCCCGACGGCAGCCGGCGGCTCACGCACATCGAGCAGTTGCAGACGATCGCGGCGCGCGACGAGCAAGGCTCGGACGATGTACTGGGGGAGTTTCTCGCGCAGGCGGGCCTGGGGCAGGGCGCGGACGGGAGCCCGGCCGACGGCGTGCGGCTGATGACGATCCACGCGGCCAAGGGCCTCGAGTTTCATTCGGTCTTTGTCCTCGGCCTGGAAGAGGGCATCCTCCCGCACGCGCGTTGCCGCGAGACGATCGAGGAGGAGCGGCGGCTGCTCTACGTGGCCATCACCCGCGCCCGATCACGGCTGGTGCTCTCGTGGTGCCGCCGGCGCCTGCTCCAGGGGCGGGACATCAGCCACCCGCCGTCGTCGTTTCTGGAGGACATTCGTCCGGGACGATCGCGATGTGGGACTGAAGACGGGTCGGTGGTCTGGGCGAAACCAGGTCCCCGACCTCATGGCCTCTTGGCGGGAAGGTCACGACATGCAGATGGTCGCTGA
- a CDS encoding helix-turn-helix domain-containing protein: MNNGDSGSLVHHCQDIAAIPSGEIPALLLRLAATQSALVARLLNDAHNKSESRPPKDQLLTIPEVATRLSVPAPYAYDLARRSVLPTVRFGKYVRIRASDLEVWLKDNQKGAERVPGHTTSHGLSRVAPKARQARGPRIDLAVRHPVKRRLAARGATRSRSPIERLVPLPSILEGGGEKEGGTWPASENDGKSGSSTTGTAQESVGG; encoded by the coding sequence ATGAACAACGGAGATTCGGGCTCGCTCGTCCATCATTGTCAAGACATCGCCGCCATTCCGTCGGGCGAGATTCCGGCACTGCTACTGCGTCTGGCGGCCACTCAGAGCGCGTTGGTCGCGCGGCTGTTGAACGACGCTCACAACAAAAGCGAATCACGTCCGCCGAAAGACCAGCTTCTGACCATTCCCGAGGTGGCAACACGGCTATCAGTTCCTGCTCCCTACGCATACGATCTCGCTCGAAGGAGCGTTCTGCCGACCGTCCGATTCGGAAAGTACGTTCGAATTCGTGCCTCGGATCTTGAGGTGTGGCTTAAGGACAACCAGAAGGGAGCAGAGCGAGTTCCTGGCCATACGACTTCGCATGGGTTGAGTCGTGTGGCGCCTAAGGCTCGACAGGCTCGCGGCCCCCGTATTGATTTGGCCGTCCGTCATCCTGTAAAACGGCGGCTCGCTGCGAGGGGAGCGACTCGGTCTCGCTCGCCGATCGAACGCCTCGTGCCGCTGCCTTCGATTCTAGAAGGCGGCGGTGAGAAAGAAGGGGGAACATGGCCTGCATCCGAAAACGACGGAAAAAGTGGATCGTCGACTACCGGGACAGCGCAGGAATCCGTCGGTGGGTGA
- a CDS encoding PD-(D/E)XK nuclease family protein, translated as MQMVAEAMRLSHSKVTRHDFCPRAYRYYYVEGWRPIAKRPSLLFGGAIDRALSALFQQDADPLAVFSGAWEALRGAPVAWGKRHTWEALRDIGGALLERFMKEERPRFSEVRPECVQRHLSAELAGVTFIGYPDLYARVDGLRTLVDFKTAQASYDPEEVRLNEQLTAYWWLLEANHLPVDRVAFCVLLKLKEPRIEWHFATRRPEEVAEYRDKLALVASDIVRGRFPKKTSSCGQWGGCDYRPLCLGDEAAIPKDLVLTEEITDEEVIV; from the coding sequence ATGCAGATGGTCGCTGAGGCGATGAGGCTTTCCCACAGCAAGGTCACGCGCCACGACTTCTGCCCGCGCGCGTATCGCTATTACTACGTCGAGGGCTGGCGGCCGATCGCCAAGCGTCCGTCGCTGCTCTTCGGGGGCGCCATTGATCGGGCGCTGTCGGCGCTGTTCCAGCAAGACGCCGATCCTCTCGCCGTGTTTAGCGGGGCCTGGGAGGCGCTCAGGGGCGCCCCGGTGGCGTGGGGCAAGCGGCACACGTGGGAGGCGCTCCGCGACATCGGCGGCGCATTACTCGAGCGCTTCATGAAAGAAGAGCGACCCCGCTTCTCCGAGGTCCGGCCCGAGTGCGTGCAACGGCACCTCTCAGCCGAACTCGCTGGCGTGACGTTCATCGGCTACCCCGACCTGTACGCCCGGGTCGACGGCCTGCGCACCTTGGTGGACTTCAAGACCGCCCAGGCCTCGTACGACCCCGAAGAAGTCCGGCTCAACGAGCAGCTCACCGCGTACTGGTGGCTGCTGGAGGCCAACCACTTGCCGGTGGACCGCGTGGCCTTCTGCGTACTGCTCAAGCTCAAGGAACCGCGGATCGAGTGGCACTTCGCCACGCGCAGGCCCGAGGAGGTCGCCGAGTATCGCGACAAGCTCGCCCTCGTGGCGTCGGACATTGTCCGGGGGCGGTTTCCCAAGAAGACCTCCTCCTGCGGACAGTGGGGCGGGTGCGACTATCGGCCGCTGTGCCTGGGTGACGAGGCCGCGATCCCCAAGGACTTGGTGTTGACGGAGGAGATCACGGACGAAGAGGTCATCGTCTAG